The Deinococcus aerolatus DNA window GAGTTCGGCGCGCGAGTCACGGAAGTACTGAATCAAGTTCATGCATTCACCTGCGGGAGAGAAAACGTCTGAAACCGGCGTTTCTGGAGTGGCGTGTGCCGCCCCGAAAGGAACCGAATCTAGACCTTTTTCTCCTTGAAGACCACATGCTTTTTCGCCATGGGATCATACTTGCGCAGTTCCAGCTTGGCCTGCGTGTTTCGGCGGTTCTTGGTGGTGGTGTAGTAGAAGCCCGTGCCAGCGGTGCTTTCCATCTTCACGATAATGCGGGGTCCGTCTTTCGCCATGTTGGTCGCTCCTTTCGCAGCCTCCTGTCTCAGGGGAGAACTGCTCCCAGCGCCTGCC harbors:
- the rpmG gene encoding 50S ribosomal protein L33; the protein is MAKDGPRIIVKMESTAGTGFYYTTTKNRRNTQAKLELRKYDPMAKKHVVFKEKKV